The Saccharothrix violaceirubra genome segment GCGGCCGGGTTGCGCGGGTTGGCGTACTGGTTGGGCCAGTACGCGTGCGGAATCTCCGCCAGCAGCTCGCGCACGCGGGCGAGGCGACGCGGCAGGAACTCGCCGGTCGCCGGGTCGCGCTCGGTGACGACCTCGACCTCGGCGCCGTACGCGCGCAGGATCGACAGCGTCTGGCGGTTGGTCTTGCCGTCGACCACGCACACGAAGCGCAGGCCGAAGTAGCCGCACACCTGCGCCATGCCGACCGCGAGGTTGCCCGAGCTGGACTCGACCACGGTCGAGCGGCCGGGCACCAGCTCACCCAGCTCGACCAGGTTGCCGAGCATGCTCAGCGCCGAGCGGTCCTTGATGCTGCCGCCGGGGTTGAACTGCTCCAGCTTCGCGAACACCCGGATGTCCAGGTGCGGCATGAGCCGGGTCAGCTCGACCAACGGGGTGTTGCCGACCGTGGAGAGCACCCCGCCGAACCGCGGACCGTCGTCCGCGTCGACCGAGGTCAGCCCCGGCAGGGACGCGACCCGTCCTAACGGGTCGCGTCCGCGCACGGTTGCCAGCAGTTCGGTCATCGCGCGACGCTGCCCGCGGTTTCGGCACTCTCGACGAACGCGACGAGGTCCCCGACGGTGGTCAGCTCGGCGAGCACCGAGTCGGGGATGGTCACGGAGAACTCGCGCTCCAACGCGACCACGAGGTCGACCCGGCTCAGCGAGTCGACGCCCATCTCCTCGAAGTTCGACGACAGGTCGATGTCGCCCTCGTACTCGGGGATCAGCTCCCGGATCACGGTGCTGATGGCGTTGACGATCTCCACGGACATGGCCGTGTTCCTCTCGGTTGGCGGAAGTGGTGTCAGCACATGCGGGCGACGAGGCCCGCGTGGCTCAGTCCCGAGCCGAAGCCGAGGAACAGCACGAGCTGTCCCGGTTCGGTCCGGCCGCTGTCGCGCAGTGCGGACAGCGCGAGCGGGATGGACGCCGACGACGTGTTGCCGGTCTCGCCGATGTCGTCGACGACCTTGTCCGCGGGCACCTTCAGCGCCCGCGAGATCGTGGTGATGATGCGCCGGTTGGCCTGGTGCGGCACGAACCAGTCGATGTCCGCGAGCGTCACGCCGAAGCGCTCGCACGCGGCGTGCGCGACGGCGGGCATCTCGCCGGTGGCCCAGCGGTAGACGATCGGGCCGTCCATGGTGGCGCGCAGGGCGCCGTCCTCGCGGGTGCGCGACTCGATCACGTCGTGACGCGACCCGTCGCTGCCCCAGACCGCCTGGCCGATGCCCTCGTGGTCGGCGCCGGTGACGACGACCGCGCCCGCGCCGTCGGCGAAGATCGCGTAGGTGTCGGGCAGCTCCGGCCCGATCATCGGGGACAGCTTGTCCGAGCCGACGAGCACCACGTTGCGCGCCTGGCCCGTGCGCACCGCCGCCGATGCCATGGACAGACCGAACGTGAAGCCGGCGCACACCGCGTTGAGGTCGAACGCGCCCGCGCCGCGCGCGCCGAGGCCGGTGGCGACCTGGGGCGCGCCCGCCGGGGCGAGCTGCTCACGGGTGGAGGTGGCGAGGATGACCAGGTCGATGTCGTCGGGCACCAGGTCGGCGGCCTTGACCGCGGCGATCGAGGCGGCCGTCGCCATCGAGACCACGGTCTCGTCGTCGCCGGCGTAGCGGCGCGCGCTGATGCCGGTGCGCTCGACGATCCACTGGGCGCTCACCGTGGTGGTGGCGGCCAGCTCGTCGTTGGACACTCTGCGGACCGGTCGGTAGGAGCCGACGCCCGCGATTCTGGAACCACGGTTCACCGGAGACCTCCACCGAAGACGGAAATACGCAATCTGCCGTTCACAGTCCGATACCGCCGTCCACCCGGAACACCTGGCCGGTGATGTAGGACGCCTGCTCGGAGGCCAGGAATGCGATCGTGTCCGCGACCTCGGCGGATTTGCCGAAACGGTTCAGCGGAACCCGCTGCAGATAGCCCTTGATCGTCTTCTCGTCGAGCCCGGCGGTCATGTCGGTGTCGATCAGGCCGGGTGCGACGACATTCGCCCTGATGCGGTAGCGGCCGACCTCCTTGGACAGGGCCTTCGTGAACCCGATCAGGCCGGCCTTGGACGCCGAGTAGTTGGTCTGCGTCGCATTGCCCTCGACACCGGCAATGGAAGACACCGTTATGATCGAGCCGCCGCGCAGACCGATCATCGGGCGCAGCGCCGCGCGGCACAGGTGGAACGCGCCGTCGAGGTTCGTGCGCAGGACGTCGTTCCAGTCGTCGGTCGTGAGCAGCGCGAGCGGCTTGTCCCGCACGACACCCGCGCACGAGACCAGCGCGCTGGGTACGCCCAGCTCCGCGACGGTGCGCTCGACGTACTCGTCGACCTGCGCCTTGTCCGCCACGTCGACCTGCTCGGCGATCACGCGACCGCCGTGCAGCCCGGCTTCCTTGATCGTCAGTTCGGCCGCCGACACGTCCCGGCGGTAGCAGAAGGCCACGTCGTAGCCCGCCTGCGCGAGTCGGACGACGACCGCCCGACCTATTCCCCGTGCTCCCCCGGACACCAGCGCGACCGGGCGCGCCAACCCATCGTTCGCCATGTAACGGCAACTCCTCCACAAGATTCCGATCTGCGGCGTGCGGGGCGGGGGCGGCCCGCCGGCACGGCAGCAGAGACCCAGGCACCGCAGAGCCTCACCCCGAATCCAATACTGGGCCCATATCGGCGGGCCGGGGTTCTATTTTTGGCCTCTATCGGAGAACTCCGGCCGGTTTAGCAGGTCGATCGGCTACCGTGGGAAAAATGTCGACGTCCCCGTTGTCGGTCGGCCAGGAAGCCCTGCGGTTCCTGCACGACCTCGCTCCCGACAGCGCCGCGTACAACGTGGCATTCGCATTCGGCATTCGCGACGAGATCGACCTCGACGCGTTGGCCGCGGCCGTCCGGCTCACCGCCCGGCGGCACGACATGCTGCGTTCGTCCTTCGACGATGCCAGAGGCCGTGTGGTGCACGACGACGTGGTGCGCCTGGACGTGCGCCGGGTCGACGACGAGGTGCTCACCGACCTGGTGTCGGCCGTGATCACCGAGCCGTTCCGGCTGCGCGAGGCACCGCTGATCCGGTTCGTGCTCCTGGTCGGGCCGAACGAGACCGTCTTCGTGATGGTGGCACACCACGCCGTGGTCGACGCAGGGTCGCAGACCGTGATTTTGCGGGATCTGTTCGCGTTCTACCGCTCCGGCGCGGATACCGAACTGCCCGAGCTGCCCGCGACCTTCGCCGATCATGTGCGCGCCGAGATCGCGGTGCTGGAGTCGCCGCGCCGGGCCGAGCTGGTGGCGTACTGGCGGCAGGCCGTGGCCGGCGCGCCGTTCACGCTCGACCTGCCCACCGACCGGCCGCGCCCGCCCGTGCAGCGCTACCGGGGTGCGGCGATGCTCACGCGCGTGCCCGACGACGTGGTGGCGGACCTGCGCGCGGCGGCACGCGGCGTGCGCGTGACGCCGTTCGTGTTCCTGGTGACCGCGTTCCAGTTGCTGCTGCACCGGTACAGCGGGCAGGACGACTTCCTGCTCGGGTGCGTGCTGTCCACGAAGGACCGCCGGATGGCGAACGTGGTCGGCAACTTCGCCAACCCGGTGCTGCTGCGGCCCCGCGTGGGCCGGGCGACGACGTTCCGCGAGCTGGCCGAGGAGACCTCGCGGCAGCTCCGGTACGCGACCGCGCACCGCGACCTGCCGTTCGCCCTGCTGCCGGCGGAACTGGGCGTGCCGCAGGACCGCAGCCGGTCCGCGTTGTTCCAGGTCGTCGTGAGCGCGTATCTGGCGGGGGGTGAGGACACTCTGCTGGATGAGCTGTTCCGGGGCAGCACCGATTTCGAGTACCAGGGCGTGCGCGTGGCGGCCACGACGATGCCGCCGCAGCAGACCGGGCAGTTCGACCTGACGCTGGAACTGCACATGAGTCGCGGGGCGGTGGGCACGGTGCTCAAGTACTCGACCGATCTGTTCGACGAGAGCACGATCCGCCGCATGGCCGGGCACTACCACGCGCTGCTGGCCTCGGCCGCCGCCGACCCGGACGGCGTCGCCGCCCGACTGTCCATGGTGGACGGTGCGGAGCGCGCGGAACTGATCGCGGCGAGCGCCGGCGCGACCGGCGAGCCGCTGGACTGGTGAGGGGAACCGAGTGGAGACGTCGATAGGACTGTTACCTGGACAGGGGAGTTTCCGGGCGGGCGCGGTGGACGTGCTGCTCGCCGACGGGGTGGCCCGCGCGGAGCTGGCGACCGTCGACGAGGTGGTGCGCGAGACGCTGGCACTGCACCTGCTGAAGTCGACGACCGGCACCGACCGGCTGGGCGAGGACGAGCTGTACGCGACCGAGCCGGACCTGGCGCAGGTGGCCGGGTTCGCGACGTCGGTGGCGCTGGCGGCGCTGCTGCGGTCACGGGGCGCCTCGGTGTCGGTGTTCGCCGGGCACAGCCTGGGCGAGATCTCCGCGCTCGTGTGCGCCGGCGCACTGTCCACCGAGGACGGCGCGTGGGTGTTGGCGCAGCGGATCGCGGTGTTGCGCGAGGTGGACACCAGCGGCGGCGGGATGCTGGCGTTGAGCTGCGAGCGCGACCGGGTGCAACGCATCCTCGAACTGCTGCCGACCCGGGACGTGGTGGTGGCCGTCGACAACGGGCGGCGGCAGACCGTGGTGTCGGGCCCGGCGGACTCGTTGCGCCGGGTGGAGCGGATCGGCTCGGCCCTGGGCGTGCCGGTGGCGGCGTTGCGCGCACCCCACCCGTTCCACCACGTGCTGCTGGAACCGGCCCGCGTGGCGTTCGCGGAGGCGCTGCGGGGGATCAGGACGTCGATCCCGCACACGCCGGTGTTCTCGCCGATCCTGGGCCGCTACTACCGGCCTCGGGAGGACTTGTCGGAGTCCCTGCCGGCGCACCTCGTGCACCCGGTCTCGTTCGGTCCGACGGTCGACCGCGCCCACCGCGACGGGACCCGCGTGTGGGTGGAACTGGGAGCCGGCCGCACGCTGACCACCCTGGTCCGCTCGGCCCACCCGGCGGACACCGTGCTGACGCCGCTGCACGGCGGCCCGGACAACCTGACCCGGACCGTGGAGTTCCTGACCACCACGCCGCCGGTGCCGACCCTGGCGACCCGCGTGCCGCCCGCCCACTCCGCCGCGGTGGGTACGGACGGCGCCACCACGGCGGACCTCTTCCCCACAACACTCCCGGCGCCCTTCCCCCGCCCGGCCTCCGGACCGGCCAAGGCGCTTTCGGCACCCGTCACCCGACCGGCCGCCATCGACGTGGCGGGGGCACCCCTCGCTCCCGCGACCGTTCCCGCCAGGGCGGACGCCGTGCGAGCCGCGCACCAGACCACCGACACCGTCGGGGCGTCGGCACCTCACGCACCCGCGGCCCTTCCCCACCCGGCCCCGACCGCCGAGGACGTCGAGTCCCGGATCCGGCGGATGTACGCGACGGCCCTGGAGTACCCCGAGGAGGTGTTCGAGTCGGCCGCCGAGCTGGAGGCCGATCTCGGCGTCGACTCGGTCAAGCAGACCGAACTGATGAACCGGCTCGGGCAGGAGTTCGGGCTCGGGCCGCGCCCCGACCGGGCGCGGGTCGGGGACTACCGGACGTTCGGGCAGGTCGTGGCGTTCGTGCGGGAAGCGCTGAGCCGGTGACCGGGCCGCTCGGGGGTCGGGTCGCCCTGGTCACCGGTGGTGCGGGCAGCGTGGGCGAGCGGATCGTGCGCGGGCTGGCCGAGGCCGGCGCCACGGTGCTGATCAACTGCTTCCACTCCTACGACGCGGGCCGACGACTGGCCGACGACCTGGTGTCGGCCGGTCACCACGCCGAGGTCATGCGTGCGTCGGTCGCCAAGCCCGCGCAGGTCGAGCGCATGGTCGCCGAGGTGGACCGCACGCACGGCAGCCTGGACATCCTGGTCAACAACGCGGCGGCCGGGACGTTCGCGTCCTGGGACGAGTTGACCGAGGAACACCTCGACCAGGCGTTCGCGACCAACGTCAAGGGCGCCCTGTGGTGCGCCCGCGCGGCCCGCCCGCTGCTGGCACGCGGCACGGACCCGTGCATCGTGAACGTGTCGTCGATCGGCGCGAGCCACGCACCGGCGAACTACCTGCCGGTCGGCATCGCCAAGGCCGCACTGGAATCGCTGACCCGGTACCTGGCCGCCGAGTTCGCCGAGGACGGCATCCGCGTCAACACCGCGTCGGCCGCCTTGCTGGACAACGAGGTCGGCCGCCGGTTCCCGGGTGCCGACAGCGTGCGGGCCAACACCGTCGCGGCCACGCCCGCCGGGCGGCTCGGCGATCCCGACGACCTGGCGGACGTGGTGCTGTTGCTGGCCTCGCCCGGCTCCCGGTTCGTCACGGGTCAGACGCTGCTGGCCGACGGCGGTCTGTCCCTGATGCGCCACGCCATGGCACCGACCCCGAGCACGCCGTCCACGACGGCCTCCAGCACCCTTCACGGCGACGAACGGCACCCGGTCCGGCACAGCCGCCCGACTTCGACGGACCCGGCCACCGACGGCGAGTCGCCATCACGCGTCACCACCCCGGACCCGGTCGGCAGCGACCACACCACCGCATCCGTCCCGACCACCGACCGCCCGTCCCTTCCCACCGACCCGGATCCGGTCGTCGTCGTCGGCATGGGACTCGCGGTGCCGGGTGCGTCCGACCCGGACGGGTTCTGGCGGTTGCTGGAGCGTGGCGGCGAGCAGTTCGTCGAGGTGCCGCCCGACCGGTGGCCCGCGCACGCCTTCCACGACGACGACCCGGACGCACCGGACAAGACCTACCAGTCCCGGTCCGGGTTCATCACCGACTTCACGCCGCACCCGCGCCTGGAACCCGACTTCGCGGCCGACCCGACCGCGAAGTGGTTGCGGCACAGCGCGATCCAGGCGTTGGAGCACGTGACCACCCGGCCGGGCGACCGGTTCTCCGTGTGCGTCGGCTACACCCCCGACGGCAGCCCGCACCTCCAGGAAGCCCTGGTGCGCGGTGAACTGGAGGCGTTGGCCGATCCGGAGCACGCCGCCGAGGTCGCCGCCTTCGCCGACCGGGTGCTGCCCGGCAGCCGTACGGGCCACCTGCCGCTGTCCCACCGGATCGGACAGGACGCACTGCGCGGGCTCGTGCCCGACGACGCCCGGCTCGTCATGGTCGACACCGCGTGCTCGTCGTCGCTCTACGCGATCGACCTGGGCATCCGTGACCTGGTCGCGGGACGCGCGGACGTGGCCGTCTGCGGCGGCGCTTTCGCTTTGGCCCCACCGGGTTCGGTCCTGTTCGCCAAGGTGCGCGGGCTGAGTCGGACCGGTGCGGTGCGGGCGCTCGACCGGGACGCCGACGGCGTGCTGTTCTCCGACGGCGCGGGTGTCGTGGTGGCCAAGCGGTTGTCGCGGGCGTTGGCCGACGGCGACGCGATCCTGGGCGTGCTCGCCGGGTCCGGGCTGTCCGCCGACGGTCGGGGCAAGGCGATCTACGCCCCGTCGAGCGGCGGGCAGTCGCTGGCGATCTCGCGGGCGTTGGCGCGCACCGGGATCGGGCCCGCCGACGTCGACTGGGTGATCGCGCACGCCACAGGCACGCCCGCCGGCGACGAAGCCGAGTTCACCGCGCTGCGGGACGCGTATTCGTCCGGCACCGTCCAGGTGACGTCGAACAAGTCGCTGATCGGCCACACCGGCTGGGCGGCGGGCGTGGTGTCGGTGATCCAGGCGCTGCTGGCGTTGCGGCACGGCCGGATTCCGGCGCAGCACCGGTTCACCGCCGTGCCCGAGCGGTTCGGCATCGAGGGCACGGGGTTGACCGTGCCGACCGAGTCGGTGCCGTGGCCCGCCCGTGCCGACCGACCGCGGACGGTCGCCGTGTCGGGCTTCGGGTTCGGCGGCACGAACGCGCACCTGCTCGTCCAGGAATACCGACCCGGTAGGGCGAATCGTTCCGGCTACGGCACGCGCGCCGCGCGACCGGCGGTCGTCGTCGGCTGGTCCACGCACCTGGCCGACGGCGGCACGTTCGGCGACGCCTACCCGCACCCGCCGTTCCACCTGTTGCGGATGCCCGCGGCGGCGGTCCGCGCGACCGACCGGACCCAGCTGGCGATCCTGGAGTGCGTCGACCGCCTGCCCGCCGAGGTCAGGGCGGTGTGCGAGGCGCACCACGCGCGGGTGGGCGTCGTGGTCGGGCACACCGGGCCGACGCGTTCGGCGTCGCTGTACGGATTGCGCGCCTACCTGGACGCGCTGGACGAGGCCGCCGACACGGAGTCGGTGAAGGTGCTGCTGAAGCGGGCACGCCACCACGCCACCGGGCTGATCGGCGCGCCGACCGAGGACTCGTTCCCCGGCGGCATGCCGAACGTCATCGCCGCCCGCCCGTGCAACCGCTTCGACCTGCGGGGCCTGAACGTGGCCGTGGACGGTGGCGACGAGTCCCTGTCCCAGGCGTTCGCGACGGCCCGGCGCTACCTGGAGTTCGGCGACGTGGACCTGGTGCTGGTCGCCGGGGTGCACGGCAACACGCTCCCGTCCTGGCGGGCACTGACCGACTCGGCCACGCCACCCACCGAGGGCGCCGCGTTGTTCGCCGTGGCGACCGGGGACCTGGCCGAGGCCACCGGCCTGCCGGTCCTGGCCGAACTGACGGAGGAGTCCCCGTGACCGCCCGCGACCTCGTGGCCTGGCTCGCCGATCCCCGGGCACCACGACACTTCGACCGACCGGGCCTGCACCTGCGCCGCCCGCACGACGACCACGCGGCCACGCCCGGAAACCCACCGCACACCAGCCGACCCGCGCCCGACGCACACCCGGCCGACCACCTGTCGGAGTCCCCGCCCGCCGAGCCGTTCCTGCTCGACCGGCACGTCCTGACCTGGGTCGAGCACCCCAGGGTCGTGGTGCGGCCGACCCCACCCGCGTTGCCGCCGGGTGTCCTGGTGTTGACCAACTCCCGCGCGGCCGTCGCCGGGCTCGACCTGCCGCACGACGCGACCGTGCTCGTCGCGGACGGCGTCTCGCCGGTGGTCGCGCCACCTCCTTCGAGGCACGTGCGCGTGCTGGTCGACCACGGTCGGGTCGGGGTCGGTTGGTCGCCTGCCGTCCGCGCGTTGCTCGACCTGCACGAGCTGCTGTTCCTGGCCGCCCGCGCCAAGCCGGACACGCTCCTGGTCACCCTGCTCGACGCCGTCCACGACGGTGTGCCGGGCGCGTTCACCGGGCTGTTCACCGGGTTCGTGAAGAGCCTGGCGCTGGAGTTCCCGGACGTGCCCACCGTCGCCACGCTGCACGAACCCGGCCCGGTCGACCAGGCGCTCGCCCGATCCGTGCGAGAACTCGGCGCCCGACAACACCTCCCCGTCGTGTCCTATGTGGACAACCGCAGGCGCACGCCCAAGGCCGTCGGCAAACCCGCCGGCCCCGGCGACTTCACGCTCGACACCACCTCGCTGGTCGTCGCCGCCGGCGGCGCCCGGGGCATCGGCGCACCGATCCTGCTCGCACTCGCCCGCCGCTTCCGCCCACGCCTGCTCGTCCTGGGCAGCACCGAGCCGGACCGGTCGACCACCGCCGACAAGGCCCGCTACATCCGGGAGCAGGCCGCCCTGGGCGTGCCGGTCGGGGCGGCGTCGGCGAGGTTCGAGAAGCTGCGCGAGGCCCGCGAGGTCGACGCCACGCTCACCGCCCTGTCGGAACTCTGCGGACCGGGACGCGTCGAGTACGTGCGCTGCGACCTGCGCGACCCGGCGGCGGTCCGGGCCGCCGTCGCCGGTCGGGGACGGGCGGACCTGCTGCTCAACATCGCGGGCACCAACCGCGCGGCCGACGTGCGGTCCAAGTCGCCCGACGACTTCCGGGCCGTGCGCGACCTCAAGCTGCACACGTACCTCAACCTCAAGGACGCGCTGCGCGACCGGCCGCCGCGCCGGTGGCTCAACTTCGGCTCGTTCGTCGGGTTCACCGGCCAGCTCGGCGAGACGGACTACGCCTCGGCCAACGACTTCCTCAACACGGCGGCCGGCGCGGCGGGCGGCGGCGAGTCGACCACGGGCTGGACGCTGTGGCGCGACACCGGCCTGGGCGCGACGCCGATCATGCGGGCGTTCCTGGCCAAGAGCGACCAGTTCACCGCCACCCCGACCGCCGAGGGCGTCGCGCACTTCCTGGCCGAACTCGGCACGCCCGAGACCACCGTGTTCTACGGGGACAAGGAACGCGCGGCGATCGCGGCGGCACTGCCGGGCTACGCGCACCTGCGCCCGTTGCCGTTCCTGGACACCGTCGAGCACCCGTCCCCGACGACCCTGGTCGCCACCCGCACGTTCGACCTGGCCCGCGACGGCTGGCTGGCCGACCACCGGGTGCACGGCTACCCGACGTTGCCCGGCACGTTCGTGCCCGAACTCGCGGCCGAGGCCGCGCTCGCCCTCGTGCCGCACCGGATCCCGGTCGTGTTCGAGGACGTCAGGCTGCACTCGTTCCTGCGCGTGTACGACGAACGCCCGCGCACCAAGAAGATCACCGCCGAGCTGGTGTCGGCCGACGAGGTCGAGTCGGTCGTACAGGTGCACGTGTCGGGCGACGTGCACGCGCCCGACGGCCGGGTTCTCGCCGCCGACCGGCCGCACTTCTCGGCCGTGGTGCGGCTGCGCGACGAACCCGTGCCCTCGCCGACCTGGCCGCACTGGGACGACCACGGCACGACCCCGGTGCGCGACCCGTACCACGTGCCGGGCGCGGCCGTGGAGCTGACCGGCGTCTTCGTGTCCACATCGGACACGCGACTGCACCCGCACGGCAAGAAGGCGCTGTCCGCTTTGGACCCCCAAGCGATCCGACGCGATCTCCCCGACCTGGTCGTCCCGTCGGTGCTGCTCGACGGCCTGGTCCGGGTGGCCGTGCTGGACCTGGTGGACCGGCACCACACGCCGGTCGCCGTACCCAGGGCGATCCGCCGGGTCGACCTCTACGGCACCCGTTCCGATTCCGACCTGGCCGGCACGCCGGTCCGGCTGTACGTCACCCCCGCCGATCTCGACCTCGAAGCCGAACCGGCGGACAACCGGTGTGTCGCGGTCGCGCCGGACGGTTCCGTGCTGATGCAGGTGAAGGACGTCATCGGCACGGTCGTCGGGCACGTCGACCAGCGCGACGGCCGGTTCGACGACACCCCGAGGAGACGACCATGACCACCACCCCCGCCTGCCCGGTGGCGCGCGGCCCGCGCGGACTGCCCGTGCTGGGCGTGGCCGCCGAGTACTTCCGCGACCCGGCCGGCTACACGTTGCGCCTCCAGGAGGACCACGGCGGCATGGTCGACGTGACGCTGCCCAAGCCGTTCGTGCAGGTTACCGAGCCCGAGGCGGTCGACCGCGTGCTGCGTGGCAACCCGGACAACTGCACGCGCGGCGAGCTGTACAAGGGTTTCATCGGCTACATGGGCCGCGGGCTGCTCACGCTGGACGACCCGCAGTGGCGTCCGCACCGCAAGGTCGTGCAGCCGGCGTTCAGCCGGACGCGGATCACCGCCGACGCCGAGGAGGCCGTGGCCGCGACCAGGGTCGTGCTCGAACGGTGGGCCACCCGCGCCGGCCAGGTGTTCGACATGGCGGCGGACGTCATGGCGATCTCGACCCGCACCATGGGCCAGGCCCTGATCGGCCGCGACCTGTCCGTGCCGGGCCTGGGGTACGACCGGGCGGCGGCGATCGCGTCCAAGGTCATGTACACGCGGACGGTGTTCGGCGTCAACGAACTGCTGCCGGGCTTCCTGAACACCCGCTACCAGCGGGAACGGCGCTGGTCCCACCGCGTGATCGACGGTGTCGTGCACGCCGCGATCACGTCCCGCCGCCGCTCGGGGGTCGAGCGCGGGGACGCGCTGGACCACCTGCTGGCCTCCGACCTCGACGAGCAGGCCATCCGGGACGACCTGCGCACGCTCCTGCTCGCCGGCACCGACACGACCGGCCAGGCGCTGGCGTGGACGCTGTACGAACTGGCCCGCCACCCGGCCGTGCGCCGCGAGGTGGAGGACGAGGTCGACCGCGTGCTGGGCGATGCCGCGCCGACCCCGGCCACCAGGGACGAGCTGGTGGTGACCCGGTCCGCGGTCGACGAGGCGTTGCGCCTGCACCCGCCCGTCTGGCAGTTCCCGCGCGATCTGATCGAGGACGACGTCCTGGCCGGCCGCTCCGTGCCGGGCGGGTCGACGGTCCTGCTGAGCACCTACGGCACCCACCGGTCGGCCGAGCACTGGACCGACCCGGAGGCCTTCGACCCGTCCCGCTTCCGCGACGGGTCGACCCGCCACCGCCAGGCGTACTTCCCGTTCGGCGGCGGGCGGCGGATGTGCATCGGCCGCGACCTGGCCCTGGCCACCCTGGTCACGGCGGTCGCGATGACGACCCGCAGGTTCCGCCTGACGCTGTCGTCGCGCCCGGTGCGGGTGGGCACGTACATCACCATGTTCCCGTCCGACGGCATCCACGTCACCGCCCGGGAACGCCGATGACCGGGCGGCCGACCGGACCGGTGGCGGCCGACCGCTCCGGACCGACCGCCACCTGCCTCCTCGCGACGGTGGCGACC includes the following:
- a CDS encoding cytochrome P450, translating into MTTTPACPVARGPRGLPVLGVAAEYFRDPAGYTLRLQEDHGGMVDVTLPKPFVQVTEPEAVDRVLRGNPDNCTRGELYKGFIGYMGRGLLTLDDPQWRPHRKVVQPAFSRTRITADAEEAVAATRVVLERWATRAGQVFDMAADVMAISTRTMGQALIGRDLSVPGLGYDRAAAIASKVMYTRTVFGVNELLPGFLNTRYQRERRWSHRVIDGVVHAAITSRRRSGVERGDALDHLLASDLDEQAIRDDLRTLLLAGTDTTGQALAWTLYELARHPAVRREVEDEVDRVLGDAAPTPATRDELVVTRSAVDEALRLHPPVWQFPRDLIEDDVLAGRSVPGGSTVLLSTYGTHRSAEHWTDPEAFDPSRFRDGSTRHRQAYFPFGGGRRMCIGRDLALATLVTAVAMTTRRFRLTLSSRPVRVGTYITMFPSDGIHVTARERR
- a CDS encoding KR domain-containing protein; translation: MTARDLVAWLADPRAPRHFDRPGLHLRRPHDDHAATPGNPPHTSRPAPDAHPADHLSESPPAEPFLLDRHVLTWVEHPRVVVRPTPPALPPGVLVLTNSRAAVAGLDLPHDATVLVADGVSPVVAPPPSRHVRVLVDHGRVGVGWSPAVRALLDLHELLFLAARAKPDTLLVTLLDAVHDGVPGAFTGLFTGFVKSLALEFPDVPTVATLHEPGPVDQALARSVRELGARQHLPVVSYVDNRRRTPKAVGKPAGPGDFTLDTTSLVVAAGGARGIGAPILLALARRFRPRLLVLGSTEPDRSTTADKARYIREQAALGVPVGAASARFEKLREAREVDATLTALSELCGPGRVEYVRCDLRDPAAVRAAVAGRGRADLLLNIAGTNRAADVRSKSPDDFRAVRDLKLHTYLNLKDALRDRPPRRWLNFGSFVGFTGQLGETDYASANDFLNTAAGAAGGGESTTGWTLWRDTGLGATPIMRAFLAKSDQFTATPTAEGVAHFLAELGTPETTVFYGDKERAAIAAALPGYAHLRPLPFLDTVEHPSPTTLVATRTFDLARDGWLADHRVHGYPTLPGTFVPELAAEAALALVPHRIPVVFEDVRLHSFLRVYDERPRTKKITAELVSADEVESVVQVHVSGDVHAPDGRVLAADRPHFSAVVRLRDEPVPSPTWPHWDDHGTTPVRDPYHVPGAAVELTGVFVSTSDTRLHPHGKKALSALDPQAIRRDLPDLVVPSVLLDGLVRVAVLDLVDRHHTPVAVPRAIRRVDLYGTRSDSDLAGTPVRLYVTPADLDLEAEPADNRCVAVAPDGSVLMQVKDVIGTVVGHVDQRDGRFDDTPRRRP